In one window of Cytophagaceae bacterium ABcell3 DNA:
- the hemG gene encoding protoporphyrinogen oxidase, which produces MIVIIGAGISGLTLAYELQKQGKAYTLLEARDRAGGYIQTSYHQKTILEHGPGSILADPETVAYLEELGLKAELVYPESAGKVRYIFKNGKVRQMPDSPKSFFKSNFFSWGTKAALVGELLNRKQPRNNEETVGEFFERRFNKEIVDYAVAPFVSGIYAGDPYRLLINKTFPFLKKFETEHGSIIKGIMKSGKKGKKVAKVPLYFKSGMASLPVTIADKLDNIKYNAKVKGIQKRDNRFQVEYILNETSQTVSADKIVLALPAFAASTFLFESYPSVAEDLNKINYPAIVKVFHTFKKSDIGVPINGYGVLYPKVENKPLLGTLWNSSVYPVSSSSDEVLMTSIAGGVLDPRVINESDEEIMDKVLALIKETYQIKGGPVVSKVLRLEKAIPQYDKEMNKIDQLVKELEGEDMFVCANWHGGPSLTDCMRKAVVLAKQL; this is translated from the coding sequence ATGATAGTGATTATTGGTGCAGGTATTTCTGGGCTTACTTTGGCTTATGAGTTACAAAAACAAGGAAAAGCATATACTTTATTAGAAGCTAGAGATAGGGCTGGAGGTTATATTCAAACATCCTACCATCAGAAAACTATACTAGAGCATGGTCCAGGTTCTATATTGGCAGATCCGGAGACGGTAGCTTACCTTGAAGAGCTCGGCTTGAAAGCAGAGCTGGTTTATCCTGAAAGCGCAGGAAAAGTCAGGTATATATTTAAAAATGGAAAGGTTCGGCAAATGCCTGACTCTCCTAAAAGCTTTTTTAAGAGCAACTTTTTTAGCTGGGGCACTAAAGCAGCATTGGTGGGAGAGCTATTAAATAGAAAACAGCCCCGTAACAATGAAGAGACGGTAGGTGAATTTTTTGAACGCCGCTTTAATAAAGAGATTGTTGATTATGCAGTGGCACCGTTTGTATCAGGTATTTACGCAGGCGATCCTTATCGTTTATTGATAAATAAAACTTTCCCTTTTTTGAAGAAATTTGAAACTGAACATGGCTCTATTATTAAGGGGATAATGAAGTCTGGTAAAAAAGGGAAAAAGGTGGCCAAAGTACCCTTATACTTTAAAAGTGGGATGGCTAGCTTGCCTGTAACTATTGCGGATAAACTTGACAATATAAAGTACAATGCAAAGGTTAAAGGCATACAGAAAAGAGATAATCGTTTTCAGGTCGAATATATTTTAAATGAAACTTCACAAACAGTTTCAGCTGATAAAATTGTTCTGGCCCTTCCGGCTTTTGCAGCCAGTACATTTCTTTTTGAATCTTATCCTTCGGTAGCGGAAGATTTGAATAAAATCAACTACCCCGCCATTGTTAAAGTTTTTCACACCTTCAAAAAGTCAGACATTGGTGTTCCTATCAATGGTTATGGGGTTTTATACCCTAAGGTAGAAAACAAGCCCTTGCTTGGAACACTTTGGAACTCATCTGTTTACCCTGTTTCAAGTTCTAGTGATGAAGTGCTTATGACAAGTATTGCAGGAGGTGTTTTAGATCCAAGAGTGATTAATGAATCTGACGAGGAGATAATGGATAAGGTATTGGCTTTAATAAAAGAAACATACCAAATAAAAGGTGGTCCTGTAGTAAGCAAAGTGCTTAGACTGGAAAAAGCTATACCTCAATATGATAAAGAGATGAACAAAATAGATCAGTTGGTTAAAGAGTTGGAAGGTGAAGACATGTTTGTTTGTGCCAATTGGCATGGCGGCCCGTCGCTTACTGATTGTATGAGAAAAGCTGTGGTACTTGCCAAGCAATTGTAG
- a CDS encoding Rpn family recombination-promoting nuclease/putative transposase, translated as MADFAEKYINPFTDYGFKRLFGEEPNKDLLLDFLNVLLKEEQGEIIDLTYLKGEQLGANEVDRKAIFDLYCENERGEKFIVELQKTKQNFFKDRTVYYSTFPIREQAKRADWNYELKAVYTIAILDFVFDEDKHEPNKYRYDIKLSDIETKKVFYDKLTFIYLEMPKFNKTIDELETRFDKWLFVLRNLNKLDRVPDRLREHIFEKLFETAEIAKFTPEQVQSYEDSLKYYRDLKNSLDTAKEEGREIGREERALEIAKEMIKEQEGIDKIIKYTGLTKEQIVKLKNSQV; from the coding sequence ATGGCTGATTTTGCAGAAAAATATATAAACCCTTTTACCGATTATGGTTTTAAGCGTCTGTTTGGGGAAGAACCCAATAAAGACTTGCTTCTTGACTTTTTAAATGTGCTTTTAAAAGAAGAACAAGGAGAAATAATAGACTTGACCTATCTTAAAGGAGAACAGTTAGGCGCAAACGAAGTGGACAGAAAAGCTATTTTTGACCTTTACTGTGAAAATGAGAGAGGTGAAAAATTTATCGTAGAGCTTCAAAAAACCAAGCAGAATTTTTTCAAGGACAGAACTGTCTATTACTCAACTTTCCCTATACGTGAGCAGGCAAAACGTGCAGATTGGAACTATGAATTAAAGGCTGTTTATACAATAGCCATTCTCGATTTTGTGTTTGACGAAGACAAGCATGAGCCTAATAAATATCGTTATGATATCAAGCTATCTGACATAGAGACCAAGAAAGTATTTTATGATAAGCTGACCTTCATATATCTCGAAATGCCAAAGTTCAACAAGACCATTGATGAACTGGAAACAAGGTTTGATAAATGGCTGTTTGTATTAAGAAACCTCAACAAACTAGATCGAGTGCCTGATAGATTGCGAGAACATATATTTGAAAAACTCTTTGAAACAGCTGAAATTGCAAAGTTTACACCTGAACAAGTCCAGTCTTACGAGGACAGTCTAAAGTATTACCGTGACCTAAAAAATTCTCTGGACACAGCTAAAGAAGAAGGTAGAGAAATTGGTAGAGAAGAAAGAGCGCTTGAAATAGCTAAGGAAATGATAAAAGAGCAAGAGGGTATAGATAAAATCATTAAATATACAGGTCTGACAAAAGAGCAAATTGTTAAGTTGAAAAATAGTCAGGTTTGA
- a CDS encoding PD-(D/E)XK nuclease family transposase, whose translation MPKFNKTIDELETRFDKWLFVLRNLNKLDRVPDRLREHIFEKLFETAEIAKFTPEQVQSYEDSLKYYRDLKNSLDTAKEEGREEGREIGREERALEIAKEMLKEQESIDKIIKYTGLTKEQIIKIKNSQY comes from the coding sequence ATGCCAAAGTTCAACAAGACCATTGATGAACTGGAAACAAGGTTTGACAAATGGCTGTTTGTATTAAGAAACCTCAACAAACTAGATCGAGTGCCAGATAGATTGCGAGAACATATATTTGAAAAACTCTTTGAAACGGCCGAAATTGCAAAGTTTACACCAGAACAAGTCCAGTCTTACGAGGACAGTCTAAAGTATTACCGTGACCTGAAAAATTCTCTGGACACAGCCAAAGAGGAAGGTAGAGAAGAAGGCAGAGAAATTGGTAGAGAAGAAAGAGCGCTTGAGATAGCTAAGGAAATGTTAAAAGAGCAAGAGAGTATAGATAAAATTATTAAATATACAGGTCTGACAAAAGAGCAAATTATTAAGATAAAGAACAGTCAATACTGA
- a CDS encoding PAS domain-containing protein, which translates to MRSPSSLISTIIVVSRYLSIAGFFLSGLTLVGWFLEIDRLKRLISNSPMINPVESILFMLSSFAVFIIVRRGYSKRIKRLSQGIAVLVGIVGFEALIETLADFDFHIGELLFYDQLYDERRQELTLIAPNAAFNFILLSFAIYFVDYHKSRRPAEPFCIAITLISFLSFYGYVYGVTYLYGIASFIPMSFIATLLFLMMSLSVLFCRPYKGSMALLIGESPGEIIFWRFLALFLPLIFGYIRLAGEKNNIFSAQFGAALTALFSYSIAMFLLGRKAVVKHRLKKEKRKTQRTMKEDARRLKSIFNNSTTVMYIKDKEDRFALVNNQFQKVYGLRKDEVYGKSIAEVNAQRDDLELPDKDQEVILKGVSTSTEERVKVGEKVYTFVTVRFPLIDLSGKIYAECSISTDISKQKAYELEIIEEKKKLKAIVDNAGQGILLIDPNGDIDLFNDKAAKIAGVTKPLEVVLREYQVYYPDTEEPIPWDQRPAARCLRGEKVDDMELVIKNPNYDEPRRLLVTGRPIIKEDKAIAAVVIFKDITNRYKLRQAIVENEKRLKAILASLGEGVVVANNKGEFILFNKRAEEILGKGAMDIEPSQWTKKYHVYDPETGKEFAWKNLPLARALKGEASDDVEVLIKAPEYEEGRIISITGRPVKDESGNISAAVVDFRDITDYKHLEEVFAVIKDKYNFVLDEVDKF; encoded by the coding sequence ATGAGATCTCCTTCTTCATTAATTTCTACAATAATTGTAGTTTCTCGCTATTTAAGTATAGCAGGCTTTTTTTTATCAGGCTTGACTTTAGTTGGTTGGTTTCTTGAAATCGATAGGTTGAAAAGGTTAATTTCCAATAGTCCTATGATCAACCCTGTTGAAAGTATATTATTTATGCTTTCAAGTTTTGCTGTTTTTATAATAGTGCGAAGGGGGTATTCTAAAAGGATAAAACGTTTATCTCAGGGTATTGCTGTTTTAGTAGGTATAGTTGGATTTGAAGCTTTAATTGAAACCCTAGCAGATTTTGATTTTCATATCGGGGAGTTACTGTTTTATGATCAACTGTATGATGAAAGAAGGCAAGAACTTACTTTAATTGCCCCAAATGCCGCCTTTAACTTTATACTTCTTTCTTTTGCTATTTACTTCGTTGATTATCATAAATCCCGAAGGCCTGCGGAGCCTTTTTGCATAGCTATTACATTAATTTCTTTTTTAAGTTTTTATGGCTATGTATATGGAGTGACGTACTTGTATGGGATCGCTTCGTTTATTCCTATGTCATTTATTGCTACTTTGTTGTTCTTAATGATGTCTCTCTCTGTTTTATTTTGTCGACCTTATAAAGGATCCATGGCTTTATTGATTGGGGAAAGTCCTGGAGAAATTATTTTTTGGCGATTTTTGGCCTTGTTTCTTCCTTTAATTTTTGGCTACATCCGTTTGGCTGGGGAGAAAAACAATATTTTTTCTGCACAATTTGGTGCAGCCTTAACTGCTTTATTTTCTTATTCGATTGCTATGTTTTTGTTAGGGCGGAAAGCGGTAGTGAAGCATAGGCTGAAAAAAGAGAAAAGGAAAACACAAAGGACCATGAAAGAGGATGCTCGGCGCTTAAAGAGTATTTTCAATAATAGTACGACAGTTATGTACATAAAAGATAAAGAAGATCGCTTTGCTTTGGTAAATAATCAGTTTCAGAAAGTTTATGGTTTAAGAAAAGATGAGGTATATGGGAAAAGTATTGCAGAAGTTAATGCCCAAAGAGATGATCTGGAGCTTCCGGACAAGGATCAAGAAGTGATTTTGAAAGGTGTCAGTACTAGTACGGAAGAACGTGTGAAAGTAGGGGAGAAAGTATATACTTTCGTTACGGTACGTTTTCCATTAATTGATCTAAGTGGTAAGATCTATGCTGAGTGCAGCATATCGACGGACATATCAAAACAAAAAGCGTATGAATTGGAAATTATTGAAGAAAAGAAGAAGCTCAAGGCAATTGTAGACAATGCTGGACAAGGAATATTGTTAATAGATCCTAATGGCGATATCGATCTTTTTAATGACAAGGCAGCGAAAATCGCAGGTGTTACGAAGCCTTTGGAGGTTGTTTTGCGGGAGTATCAGGTGTACTACCCAGATACAGAGGAACCCATTCCGTGGGATCAAAGGCCGGCAGCTCGTTGTCTTCGTGGGGAAAAAGTTGACGATATGGAGCTGGTTATTAAAAACCCTAACTATGATGAACCAAGAAGGCTTTTGGTAACGGGAAGGCCGATTATTAAAGAAGATAAAGCAATAGCAGCAGTAGTTATATTTAAGGATATTACGAATAGATATAAGCTAAGGCAAGCAATTGTTGAGAATGAAAAACGTTTAAAGGCTATTTTGGCTAGCCTTGGGGAAGGGGTAGTGGTTGCTAACAACAAGGGAGAGTTTATCCTTTTTAACAAAAGGGCGGAAGAGATCTTAGGCAAAGGGGCAATGGATATTGAACCAAGCCAATGGACAAAGAAGTATCACGTCTATGACCCTGAAACAGGAAAGGAATTTGCCTGGAAAAACCTTCCATTGGCTAGGGCATTGAAAGGAGAGGCTAGCGATGATGTGGAAGTTTTAATAAAGGCACCGGAATATGAAGAAGGGAGAATCATCAGTATCACCGGACGGCCTGTTAAAGATGAATCAGGAAATATTTCTGCAGCAGTTGTAGACTTTAGGGATATTACAGACTATAAACACCTAGAAGAAGTGTTTGCTGTAATTAAAGATAAATACAATTTTGTGTTGGATGAAGTAGATAAATTTTAA
- a CDS encoding Crp/Fnr family transcriptional regulator has product MKDKAFCDKLIKFLGIGKEAFGDLYSRLEPQELSKHEYVLQENEVCNCIGLVSKGSLRTFYVNENGDETTFLFHFNHELEDFVFTDYESFLMRNSSRLNIQALEDSTVYFIYYNDWQALLSSGAYWQEFSKRMTEKVFLAAKRRVEDLLYYSPESRYQKLLQENPLVFQIFPQKYIASYLGITPQSLSRIRKRIAVN; this is encoded by the coding sequence ATGAAAGATAAAGCTTTTTGCGATAAGCTGATTAAGTTCTTAGGAATAGGCAAGGAAGCATTTGGAGATCTATATTCTAGGCTAGAACCTCAAGAATTAAGTAAGCATGAGTATGTTTTACAGGAGAATGAGGTTTGTAATTGTATTGGCTTGGTGTCCAAGGGTTCCTTACGGACTTTTTATGTAAATGAAAATGGTGACGAAACGACATTTTTGTTTCATTTCAATCATGAACTGGAAGACTTTGTTTTTACAGATTATGAAAGTTTTTTGATGCGAAATAGTTCTCGGTTAAATATTCAAGCACTAGAAGATTCCACTGTTTATTTTATCTATTACAATGATTGGCAGGCTTTGCTCAGCTCGGGTGCTTATTGGCAAGAGTTTTCTAAAAGAATGACCGAAAAGGTCTTTCTGGCTGCTAAAAGGAGGGTTGAAGACTTGTTGTATTACTCACCTGAAAGCCGGTATCAAAAGCTTCTTCAAGAAAACCCTCTTGTTTTTCAAATATTTCCGCAAAAGTATATTGCAAGCTATTTGGGCATTACCCCTCAATCATTAAGTAGAATCAGGAAACGGATAGCTGTTAATTAG
- a CDS encoding FAD-dependent monooxygenase, translated as MQESIDIIGAGIGGLTTALVLKQKGFRVRVYEGSSELKPVGAGIIMANNAMQVFKELGLHSSIEQAGNEISCMKITDAHLKSLSVVDLLEYKRTYGVQNTAIHRGNLQKILLDAVGLEHVVLNKRLVKVEQAQNFRLTFNDQSTVESDWLIGADGIHSVVRKQLFPKTTLRDAGQICWRGVCDMELPKKYHNELNEAWGKGRRFGFVKISESKNYWYALANAEKIEHGHLTLNELFKGFHPDILALISATPNEHIFKDMIFDLKPMDKWHIGNACLIGDAAHATTPNMGQGACQAIEDAYVLGKLIDGGLEAAFKGLELIRRKKAHAVVNTSWTIGKLAHIDNNLGVWLRNNLMKVMPKSANKKQLDMIFKLD; from the coding sequence ATGCAAGAATCAATTGACATAATCGGTGCAGGAATTGGTGGGTTGACAACCGCACTCGTTCTTAAGCAGAAAGGTTTTCGAGTGAGGGTTTATGAGGGTTCAAGTGAATTAAAGCCAGTAGGAGCAGGTATAATTATGGCCAATAATGCTATGCAAGTATTCAAGGAGTTGGGGTTGCATAGTAGCATTGAACAAGCGGGAAATGAAATTTCATGCATGAAGATTACCGATGCTCACCTTAAAAGCCTCTCTGTTGTTGATCTGTTGGAGTACAAAAGAACCTATGGAGTCCAAAATACTGCAATTCATAGGGGGAACCTCCAGAAAATTTTATTGGATGCAGTCGGTCTGGAGCATGTAGTACTAAATAAGCGACTGGTTAAAGTTGAGCAAGCCCAAAACTTTCGTTTGACTTTTAACGATCAATCAACAGTAGAAAGTGATTGGCTTATAGGTGCTGATGGAATTCACTCGGTTGTTAGAAAGCAGTTGTTCCCGAAAACTACCTTGAGAGATGCTGGGCAAATTTGTTGGAGAGGTGTTTGTGATATGGAGTTGCCAAAAAAATACCATAATGAACTTAATGAAGCTTGGGGTAAGGGAAGACGTTTCGGCTTTGTTAAAATTAGCGAAAGCAAAAATTACTGGTATGCATTGGCCAATGCGGAAAAAATAGAACATGGTCATTTAACATTGAATGAGCTTTTTAAAGGTTTTCATCCGGATATTTTAGCCCTTATTTCAGCAACGCCCAATGAACACATTTTTAAAGATATGATTTTTGATTTAAAACCCATGGACAAATGGCATATCGGTAATGCTTGCCTAATTGGTGATGCAGCCCATGCTACTACCCCTAATATGGGACAAGGCGCTTGCCAAGCCATAGAGGATGCTTATGTATTGGGAAAACTAATTGATGGTGGGCTTGAAGCAGCTTTTAAAGGGCTGGAGCTTATTAGACGTAAAAAGGCCCATGCAGTGGTAAATACTAGTTGGACAATTGGGAAATTGGCACATATAGATAATAACTTGGGGGTATGGTTGAGGAATAACCTGATGAAGGTGATGCCTAAATCTGCCAATAAGAAACAATTAGATATGATTTTTAAACTGGATTGA
- a CDS encoding DUF3995 domain-containing protein, which yields MVIIIAVILCLVFLFLASLHIYWAVGGKWGSDAVLPTKDNRTKAIMPGPLPTFAVAFGLLCFGFIILNSVFELGVQFPLWLDVIFRKSIWGIVVIFLLRAVGDFRYVGFYKKYKNTPFGKMDTKYYSPLCLGISLLTMAIALFK from the coding sequence ATGGTTATTATAATTGCGGTAATTTTGTGTCTAGTTTTTCTGTTTTTGGCAAGCCTCCATATTTATTGGGCGGTCGGTGGAAAGTGGGGGAGCGATGCTGTTTTGCCAACTAAAGACAATCGAACGAAAGCTATAATGCCTGGGCCTCTGCCTACATTTGCCGTAGCATTTGGTTTATTATGTTTTGGGTTTATAATCCTGAATAGTGTTTTTGAACTAGGTGTACAGTTTCCTTTGTGGCTAGATGTTATTTTTAGGAAAAGTATCTGGGGAATTGTAGTTATTTTTCTTTTAAGGGCTGTGGGGGACTTTCGTTATGTAGGTTTTTATAAAAAATATAAAAATACACCGTTTGGGAAGATGGACACTAAGTATTACTCTCCTTTGTGCTTAGGCATATCATTGTTAACAATGGCAATTGCACTTTTTAAATGA
- a CDS encoding voltage-gated chloride channel family protein: protein MSKFDFVPKPIKYSEFYPLTVFVVKWVVICVLVGILAGSASAFFLYSLEWAGNWRENNIWIISLLPLGGFAVGMLYYHFGREVEAGNNLIIEQIQTPKKPIQFIMAPLVLFGTIVTHFFGGSAGREGTAVQMGGALADQFTKLFRLRPRDRKILLVCGVSAGFASVFGTPLAGAIFGLEFILIGRMRYEALVPSFFAAIIADYVTTLWGAHHTHYAVPELLLLDPGTLLYAIIAGVAFGFCGRLFSLSMHFCSKMFKKIKFPPLRPVLGGVIVAVAVYAIGTTKYIGLGVPVIEQSFHDQLPPYDFLVKLAFTVVTLGAGFKGGEVTPLFFLGATLGNALHLFIPLPMALLAAMGFVAVFAGASNTPLACMMMGLELFGMDAGIYIGVACVVSYLFSGHSGIYNSQVIGSTKHIFFGREKGERLGSVAEIRKKKKKDNNSACGSEVVNL from the coding sequence ATGTCAAAGTTTGATTTTGTCCCAAAGCCAATTAAATATTCAGAGTTTTATCCATTAACAGTTTTTGTAGTAAAGTGGGTCGTGATATGTGTTCTTGTAGGAATACTAGCAGGGTCGGCGTCTGCTTTTTTCTTGTATTCACTTGAATGGGCTGGAAATTGGCGTGAAAATAATATATGGATTATCAGTTTGCTTCCTCTTGGTGGTTTTGCTGTAGGTATGTTGTACTATCATTTTGGGAGGGAAGTGGAAGCTGGGAATAACTTAATTATTGAGCAAATACAAACCCCGAAAAAGCCGATTCAATTTATTATGGCGCCCCTTGTGTTGTTCGGAACTATAGTTACGCATTTCTTTGGAGGTTCTGCTGGTAGGGAAGGAACTGCGGTTCAAATGGGTGGGGCTTTGGCTGACCAGTTTACCAAACTTTTTCGGTTGCGGCCAAGAGACCGTAAAATACTTCTAGTTTGTGGTGTCAGTGCTGGCTTTGCTTCTGTGTTCGGAACGCCTTTAGCAGGAGCTATTTTTGGGCTTGAGTTTATTTTGATTGGCCGGATGCGCTATGAAGCATTGGTGCCAAGTTTTTTTGCCGCTATTATAGCCGACTATGTTACTACCCTATGGGGTGCTCATCATACCCACTATGCTGTTCCTGAACTGCTTTTGCTTGACCCTGGTACACTTTTGTATGCAATAATTGCGGGTGTAGCTTTTGGGTTCTGTGGAAGGCTTTTTTCCTTGTCTATGCATTTTTGCAGCAAAATGTTCAAGAAGATCAAGTTTCCGCCACTTCGTCCTGTCTTAGGTGGTGTCATTGTGGCTGTAGCTGTATATGCCATTGGTACTACTAAGTATATCGGTTTAGGAGTGCCTGTCATTGAGCAATCTTTTCATGATCAGCTTCCCCCATATGATTTTTTGGTGAAGCTTGCTTTTACTGTGGTTACACTTGGAGCAGGCTTTAAAGGTGGAGAAGTGACACCGTTGTTTTTCCTTGGAGCTACTTTAGGTAATGCGCTGCATTTATTCATTCCTTTACCTATGGCATTGTTGGCTGCTATGGGATTTGTGGCTGTTTTTGCAGGAGCTTCTAATACCCCTTTGGCTTGTATGATGATGGGGCTGGAGCTTTTTGGTATGGATGCCGGTATTTACATAGGGGTGGCTTGTGTGGTTAGTTATTTGTTTTCGGGACATAGTGGGATTTATAACTCTCAGGTCATTGGGAGTACTAAGCATATTTTCTTTGGTAGGGAGAAAGGTGAAAGGTTAGGTAGTGTTGCCGAAATACGAAAAAAGAAAAAGAAGGATAATAATAGTGCTTGTGGCAGTGAGGTGGTCAATTTATAG